The window GCATAGGACGGCGCCTGACCCGGCCAGCCGAGGTAACGGTCGAGCTCGAACCGCAGGTTCTCCTCGGCCATCGCGCTGTGGGTCTGCAGGAAAGTCCACGCCCGGTCCGCATCCCAGACGCCGCCGTCGGGTGCGGTCAGCCCGCAGTGCACGCCGATGTCGATGACCACGCGCGCGGCCCGGAACCGTTGCGCGTCAAGCATTCCCATCCGGTTGCCGGCGTCTTCGAGCCAACCCAGCTCGGCCATCAGCCGTTCGGCGTACAGGGCCCAGCCCTCGCCGTGGCCGGACACCCAGCAGCCCAGCCGGCGCCAGCGGTTGAGTTGGTCGGCCAGTACCACCGCGCGCCCGATCTGCAGGTGATGCCCGGGCACGCCTTCGTGGAAGACGGTGGTCATCTCCTGCCAGGTGTGGAAGGTGTGGACACCGGGCGGCACGGACCACCACATCCGGCCGGGCCGGGTCAGGTCTTCGGACGGGCCGGTGTAGTAGATGCCGCCGGTCTGGGTCGGCGCGATCCGGCACTCCAGGTTGCGCAGCGCAGGATCGATGTCGAAGTGCTTGTCGGCCAAAGCATCCACCACCCGGTCGGACAGCTGCTGCATCCACTCCTGCAGCGCGTCGGTGCCGTGGACGAGGTAGCGTTCCTCGCCGTCGAGTCGCCGCAGCGCCTCGGCCGCCGACGCTCCCGGGTACAGCTTGTCGGCGATGTCGTCCTGCTCGGCGACGATGCGCGAGAGCAGATCCAGCCCCCACTCGTAGATTTCGTCGAAGTCGACCGCCGCCCCGAGGAACGTGCGGGACAGCAGGGCGTACGCGTCGCGCCCGCATCCATCGGTATCGCGCGCGTGCGGCCCGACCTCGTCGCGCAGCACCGTCGTCAGCGACGCGTAGGCGTTCGCGGCGTCCTGCGCCCGCTGCTGGAGTTCGGCCTGCAGCGTCGAGTTCTCGGCGGGAGCCCCGGCGACCATCTCGACGAACAGCTCGGCGATCTGACCCGCCTGCTGGATCCCGCGGCGGACCTGCCGGGCGGCGGGTGCACGACCCGAGGCCGCGGCCGACCGCAGGGAGTCGGCGTAGCCGGCGACGCGCTGCGGGATCTGCGCCAACCGGGCGCTGTAGACGGTCCAGTCGTCCTCGCTGTCGGTGGCCATCAGGTCGAACACGTCGCGCATCGTCTGCAGCGGCGAGGCGATCACGTTCAATTCGCCGACGTCGAGGCCGGCGTCGTGCAGGTCCACCAGAACACCCAGACGCTCGCGCATCGCGGCGATCGTCACGACGTCGACATCGTCGACCGGGGCGGTGCCGTCGAGTTCACGCAGCGCCGCGCGGGCTGCCTCGGCCCGCTCCCGCACGCCGTCGGGGGAGTAGTCGGTGATCTGGTCGTCGTGGCCGGCGATACCCGATTCGGTTGCCGCACAGGGATCCAGCGCTGCCGAGGTCTCCAGATAGCGTTCGGCGACGGCGTCGACGGCGGTGGCGGCCCTACCCAAGGTTGTTCGTCGCAAAGGTGTCGCATCGGGCGGGGTCCCCGGTCTGGTAGCCGGTGGTGAACCACTTCTGCCGCTGCTCCGACGATCCGTGTGTCCACGACTCGGGGTTGACCCTGCCCGTCGCGGTCTCCTGGATCCTGTCGTCACCGACCGCCGCCGCCGCCGACAGCGCGTCGGCGATCTGCTGGTCGGTCAACGGCTCGAGGAACGGCACGTCGGTGCCCTCCTGCTTCGTGATCGCCGCGTAGTGGGCCCACACCCCGGCGTAGCAGTCGGCCTGCAACTCGGTGCGCACCCCACCGCCCGTCGGGCCGGTCGGGTCCTGCTGGGCCCTGCCCAGCACGCCCTGCAGGTTCTGCACGTGGTGGCCGAACTCGTGGGCGACGACGTACTCCTCGGCGAACGGGCCGCCACTGGAACCGAACTGGGTCTTGAGGACGTCGAAGAAGCCGGTGTCGAAGTACGCGGTCTGGTCGACAGGGCAGTAGAACGGCCCGACCTCGCTGCTCGCGGGGCCACACCCTTCGGTCTGGACGCCGTTGGTGAAGATCTCGACGCGCGGGCGCGTGTAGTCCGGCATCAGCTGCGCCCACACCCCGTCGAGCGAGTTTCCGGTCGCGACCACGCGGCACTGGACGATCTCGTTGGCGTCAGCTCCGGTCCGGCACTGGCTCAGGTCGAAACCCGGCGCCTCGACCCCCTGGGTGTCGGTCTGCTGAGGGACCACGGAGCTGGGGTCGACGCCGAGGAACAGCGCGACCACCACGATGAGCAGGCCGCCGAGACCGCCGCCGACGGCGATGCCGCGGCCCGGGCCTCGTCCGCCACTGCTCGTCGAGGTGGTACTGGTGTCGATCCGCATGCCTTCGTTGAAGGTCATCGCGCCACCTCCGTCCGAGTGTGTCGAGTCGACCCGGCCGACTGACGTCCCGGGGCTGGTCCAGCTTCGCACACTACGATTTCCGGCGTGGCGATCGTCGACGGAGATTCCACCCTCGTCAGCACCCCGTCGGGCGACCTGCGCGGCGACATCGACGGCGGGGTCGGGGTGTGGCGCGGGGTGCCGTACGCCGAGCAGCCCGTCGGCCTCCGCAGATTCCTGGCCCCGGCCGAGCTCGCGCCCTGGATGGGTGTGCGTGACGCCGTCGAGCACGGACCGCTGCCCCCGCAGACCAAATCGTTCGTCGGCGGCGGGCGCGACGACCCGAAGGCCCGTGACGAAGCGTGCCTGACGCTGACCGTGTGGTCCCCGGACACGACCGGGTCGCTGCCGGTGATGGTGTGGATTCCCGGCGGGGCGTTCGTCTACGGCGCGGGACAGTTCCAGCTCTACAACGGTTCTCGCCTGGCCGCCAACGGCGACGTCGTGGTCGTCAACGTCACCTACCGCATCGGGGTCTTCGGCGGATTCGAACTGAGCGACCTCGGTGAGGGTTTCGACGACAACCTGGCTCTGCGCGATCAGATCGCGGCGCTGCGGTGGGTGCGGGACAACATCGCGGCGTTCGGTGGCGACCCCGGCAGGGTCACCGTCTTCGGCGAATCGGCGGGGGCGACGTCGGTTCTGGCCCTGATGGCCGCCCCGTCGGCAACCGGGTTGTTCGGCCGGGCGATCGCACAGAGTCCGGCGCTGCCGCTGATCGCCGACCGGCACCTGCGCGCCGCGAACGCCCAGGAATTCCTGCGCCGACTCGGCGTCGACGCCGCCGAGGTGAAGACGCTGCCGCAGCGGCAGCTGCGTCGCGCGGCCGGACTGGTGCAGCTCACCAGTGCGGCCACCACCCCGACGCTGGCCTACGGGCTGACCACCGGCACCGATCTGCTCCCGCTGCATCCGCTGGACGCGGCGCGGCAGGGACGGATGTCGAGCGTCCCGCTGATCGTCGGCACCAACAGCCATGAGGCGTCGATGTTCGCCTGGACGAAGCCGCCGATGCTCCCGACCACCCGCGAGTCGATCGACGGCTTCTTCGAGAGGACGGCGCCGCACGCCAAAAGGCAGGTGCTGCAGGCCTATCCGGGATATCCCCGGCGCAGCGCGCTGGTCGCGATCGGCGCTGATGCGATGTTCGGCGGACCGACCTGGGCGTTCGCCGACGCCTACAGCGCGCACGCGCCGACCCGGATGTACCGGTTCGACCACTTCGGCATGAGTCTGCGCATGCTCGGCCTCGGCGCCACCCACGGCAGCGAGATCGTCCACATCCACCACAGTTATGCGTCCTTCGTCGGACGCAAGCTGCACCCGCTGGGCCGGCGTATCCAGCCGGGTGTCGGGCGCAGGATGCAGCGGTCATGGCTGGACTTCGCCCGCGACAACGCCGAGGTCGACGAGGGGCATTGGCCGCTCTACGAGATCGGAGCGCGACTGACCCGACTCATCACCTCCACCCGCGACGTGATGGCGTCCGATCCCGACAGGGATCGGCGGGAGGCCTGGGCGCAGGTGTATCAGCCGCCGAAGCGCTCGTCGGTGTAGTCGCGCAGGTTGTGCAGGAACTTCTGGAACATCCGGGCCATCACCGGTCGCCCGAGGAACAGCCCGGCGCGGCCTGCCACACCGTTGGGTTGCAGCGCCATGATCCAGGTCAGGTGGCACCCGTTCTGCGTCGGCACCACGCGGTAGTCCTCCGCGAAAGCCGAGATGCTGCGGGTGGATGCCGCATTGAAGCGGAAGGCCATGCGGCTGAACGGTTCCCACGCAAGGAATACCTCGTCGCCGGTGATCCCGCCGCGCATCTGCACGGTGCGGGTGGTGCCGACGCCCCGCGGCTCGGGTGTCGTCCACGTGACGTCGGTGATGACGGTGGCCCAGTGTGGCCAGGACGTCTCGTCGGCGAGCACCTCGAACAGCTGCTCCGGGGTGATGGCCAGGTCGACGGTGCTGACGAAGCGGTACGGGGCGGAGTCGATGAAGTCCAGGCCGACGCGCTCGCAGGAATGCATGACCATACACCTTAGGGCATGGTGTCGAGCCAGTGCTCCGCGAACAGACGCATAGTCGGGTGTGTCGACGGCGTGGCGTGCGAGTTCACGTCTGCTCGCGGCGGGTTCCGGTGCGGTGGAGTGCCCTCCCACCGGCCCCTTAGACTGATCTGTCGACCCTCGTCGCGACACCTACCCCGAAAGAGGAGTTCTTCGTGCTTCGCACCCGTACCGCCGGTTCATTGCGCCCTGCCGATGCCGGCCAGACGGTGACGTTGGCCGGGTGGGTGGCTCGCCGTCGCGACCACGGCGGCGTGATCTTCATCGACCTGCGCGACGCGTCCGGCGTGTCCCAGGTGGTCTTCCGCGACGGCGCCGTGCTGGAGCAGGCGCACCGCCTGCGTTCGGAGTTCTGCGTCGCCGTCACCGGCGTCGTCGAGATCCGCCCGGAGGGCAACGCCAACGCCGACATCCCGACCGGCGAGGTCGAGGTCAACGCGACATCGCTGACCGTGCTGGGGGAGAGCGCCGCGCTGCCGTTCCAGCTCGACGAGACCGCCGGTGAGGAAGCCCGGTTGAAATACCGCTACCTCGACCTGCGCCGCGAGGTTCCCGGCAACGCCATCCGTCTGCGCTCCAAGGTCAACGCTGCCGCCCGCGGTGTCCTGGCCGGCCACGACTTTGTCGAGATCGAGACCCCGACGCTGACACGTTCGACTCCCGAGGGGGCCCGCGACTTCCTGGTGCCCGCCCGCCTGCAGCCCGGCTCGTTCTATGCGCTGCCGCAGAGCCCGCAGTTGTTCAAGCAGCTGCTCATGGTGGCCGGCATGGAGCGCTACTACCAGATCGCACGCTGCTACCGCGACGAGGACTTCCGCGCCGACCGTCAGCCGGAGTTCACCCAGCTCGACATGGAGATGAGCTTCGTCGACGCCGACGATGTGATGGCGCTGTCCGAGGAGGTGCTGCGGGCGGTGTGGGCGACCATCGGCTACGACCTGCCCCTGCCGCTGCCGCGGATCAGTTACGCCGACGCGATGCGCCGCTTCGGTTCCGACAAGCCGGATCTGCGGTTCGGTCTGGAGCTCGTCGAATGCACGGAGTACTTCGCCGACACACCGTTCCGGGTGTTCCAGGCGCCCTATGTCGGGGCGGTCGTCATGCCGGGCGGGGCATCGCAGCCGCGCCGCACTCTCGACGGCTGGCAGGCATTCGCCAAGCAGCGCGGGCACAAGGGACTGGCCTACGTACTGGTCGGTAAGGACGGTGAACTCACCGGTCCCGTCGCCAAGAACCTCACCGACGCCGAACGGGCGGGCCTCACCGCGCACGTCGGTGCGAACCCGGGCGACTGTGTGTTCTTCGCGGCCGGCACCGCCAAGAGCGCCCGCGCACTGCTGGGGGCCACCCGCATCGAGGTCGCCAAACGCCTCGACCTCATCGACCCCGACGCCTGGGCGTTCACCTGGGTGGTGGACTGGCCGATGTTCGAGTCCGCCGCCGAGGCGACCGCTTCCGGCGACGTCGCCGTCGGGTCCGGGGCGTGGACGGCGATGCACCACGCGTTCACCGCGCCGACCCCCGAGTCGGAGGCGACCTTCGACACCGACCCGGGAAGTGCCCTGTCCAACGCCTACGACATCGTCTGCAACGGCAACGAGATCGGCGGTGGATCCCTCCGTATCCATCGCCGCGACGTCCAGGAGCGGGTGTTCGCGATGATGGGCATCTCCCAGGAGGAAGCCGAGGACAAGTTCGGATTCCTTTTGGAGGCGTTCACTTTCGGGGCTCCTCCGCACGGCGGCATCGCGTTCGGCTGGGATCGCATCGTCGCGCTGCTCGCCGGACTGGACTCGATCCGTGAGGTGATCGCGTTCCCGAAGTCCGGCGGTGGCGTGGACCCGCTGACCGAGGCGCCCGCACCCATCACCGCGCAGCAGCGCAAGGAATCCGGGATCGACGCCAAGCCGGGTAAAGACGGCGCGTAGTCGACCTCCGCGCGGGTTTGCCACGGTACGATCCGCGCGTGCAGCCTGAATCGGCTCCGGCAACGGATGCCACGTCTGAGACTCCCCGGTCATCGCGAGCGTTGAACGCGACCGTGCTGACCACCCTCGCCGTGGTCATCGCGGTCTACGTCGGTGCACTGGTCGGATACCGGCTGTTGGAAACGCCGCCGCAGCCCTTCGAATTCACCGAGTCCTCGGTGATCGGAGAGACGGCGGTCATCCTGCGACTGGGCAAGATGGAGACGGTCGAGAACAAGCTCACCCTCGACGTCCTCGTGCACCCGGACAGGGACCTGCTCGCCAGCGGGCCCGAGGCGGCCGCCAATCCTGTTGTGCGGCTGAGCTCGTGGACGCAGGACGGGGACCTGATCCACATGCACGACGACTTGAAGAGCAACGCCTCGACGGTGGAGCTCACGGCGGTGGGCGACCCCGACCACTGGCCGTTGGACACCTACGTCAGCAACACCATCGGCGTCGAGGTCTTCTACGGCGAGGGACCGAACCGGCGCAGCGTTCCCGCCGTCATCGTCGTCGCCGGCGCGATCAACGGGTGGGACGTCGACAGCGACATGGGTGTCCTGGACGCGCCGTGGGGTCCGGTTCCGAGCGTGTCGTTCCATCTGGAGCGCACCCGCGGGGCGCATGCCGTCGATTTCGGAATTTTGCTCGTGCTGATGGTGCTCCCGGGCACCGCGTTGTTCGTCGCGATCGAGATGCTGCTGAACCGGCGCAAGTTCCTGCCGCCGTTCATCACCTGGTACGCGGCGATGCTGTTCGCGGTCGTGCCGTTGCGCAACATCCTGCCGGGGGCGCCGCCGACAGGTGCGTGGATCGACGTGGCGGTGATCCTGTGGGTGTTGCTCGCGCTGTCCGCCGCGATGGTCGTCTTCCTGGCGGCCTGGTGGCGGCAGACCCGGGCCGAGGAGCATCCTGTCCCCAAGCCTGACCCCGACCCCAGTGCGCCGAAGGCAGGGACGATGAAGCAATGACAGCCGACGACAAGGACAAGCTGATCGCCGACACCGCGGCTCTCGACGAATTCAACCGTGCGATCGTGGAGGAGTTCCGCGCCAACGGCGGCAAGGTCGGCGGCCCGTTCGAGGGTGCGACTCTGCTGCTGCTGCACACGACCGGCGCCAAGTCGGGTAAGACGCGGCTGTCGCCGCTGGCCTACCTGACCATCGACGGCAGGATGATCATCGTCGGCTCGTACGCGGGCGCACCGCGCCATCCGGCCTGGGTGCACAATGTCCGGGCCCACCCGAGGGCGTTCATCGAGATCGGCACGGACGCCTACGATGTCGACGTCCGCGAACTCCCCGACGGGGAACGTGACGCGATGTATCCCAAGCTCGTCGAGTTGGCGCCCGCCTTCGGCGAGTATCAGGCCAAGACGACGCGGGCCATCCCACTGTTCGAGCTGACCCGCGCCGAGTAGCGCGACGTCTCAGAGTCGTTCGATGATGGTCGCGTTGGCCATTCCGCCGCCCTCGCACATCGTCTGCAACCCGTAGCGTCCTGCGCGCTGCTCCAGCGCGTTGACAAGCGTGGTCATGATGCGTGCGCCGCTGGCGCCGAGCGGGTGCCCGATCGCGATCGCACCGCCGTGCACGTTCGTCCTGGACAGCACGTCGGCGCCGTCGCCTCCACCCACGTCCGCCGCCCACGACAGCACGACCGGGGCGAACGCCTCGTTGACCTCGAACAGGTCGATGTCGGACAATGTCAAACCCGAACGGGCCAGCGCCTTTTCGGTTGCGGGGATCACGCCGGTCAGCATGTACAAGGGATCCGAGCCGACCACGACCGTGGTGTGGATGCGGGCGAGGGGCCGCAGTCCCAGCCGCCGCGCCGCGGCTCCGCTCGTGATCATCACCGCGGCGCTGCCGTCGGACAGCGGCGACGAGTTGCCCGGGGTGATCTCCCAGCCGATCTGCGGGAAGCGTGCCCCGATCGCATCGTCGAAGAACGCGGGTCGCAGGCCGGCGAGGGTCTCGACCGTGGTGTCCGGACGGATGATCTCGTCGTACTCCAGCCCGGCGATGGGGGCCAGTTCGTTGTCGAACAGTCCGTCCTTGGTGGCGCGGGCCGCCTTCTGGTGACTCTCGGCGGAGAACTCGTCGAGCCGGGCCCGCGACAGATTCCATTTCGCGGCGATGAGCTCAGCGCTGATGCCTTGCGACACCAGGCCTTCGGGGTAGCGTCCCGCCATGTCCCGGCCGAACGGGTTGCTGCCCGGCAGCACCGAGGAGCCCATCGGGACCCGGCTCATGGACTCGACGCCCGCGGCGATCACGACGTCGTAGGCCCCGGAGAGGACGCCCTGGGCGGCGAAGCTGATCGCCTGCTGGCTGCTGCCGCACTGACGGTCGACGGTGGTGCCCGGCACGGACTCCGGGAATCCGGCGCCGAGCAGCGCGTTGCGCGCGATGTTGACCGCCTGGTCGCCGACCTGGGTCACCGCGCCGGCGATGACGTCGTCGACCTCGGCGGGGTCGACGCCCGTGCGCCCGACCAGTTCCCGGAGGCTGTGGGCCAGCAGGTCGGCGGGCAGCACGCCGTGCAGCGCGCCGCCGGCCTTCCCCTTTCCGACCGGGGTGCGCACCGCACCCACGATGACGGCGTCGCGGTCTGAATGAGCGGCCATGGATTCCTCCGAACTCGTCGCTGAGTATGATTTTGTGTACTCAGGTGTAACACCTGGGTATAGTCAATACAACCCAGCTGCGGAGTGATGTCCATGACAGTGCTGCAAGGTCCGCTCGCCGACCGCTCCGCGTGGTCTGCCGTCGGCCGCTGCCCGATCGAGAAGACGATGGCGCTCGTCGGGACCAGGTCGGCGATGCTGCTGATGCGCGAGGCGTACTACGGCACGACCCGTTTCGACGACTTCTCCCGCAGGGTCGGGATCACCAAGGCCGCGACGTCGGCGCGGCTGGCCGAACTCACCGAGGCCGGGCTGTTGACCAAGCGTCCCTACCGGGAACCCGGTCAGCGCGTCCGCGACGAATACGTGCTCACCGAGGCCGGCACGGAGTTCATGCCCGTGGTGTGGGCGATGTTCGAGTGGGGGCGCAAGCATCTTGATGACACGTCACTGCGGCTGACCCATCTGGGGTGCGGCGCCGACGCGAGCGTCGACATCGTCTGCGACAAAGGGCATTCCGTTCCGCCGGACGAGCTCGGGATGCGGCTCGTCCGGCGGAACCGGAGCGCAGATGGCGGTTAGCCCAGGGTGGCGCGGAAGTCGCGGGCGGCTCCCATGAGCTCCTCGACCCGGGACTTCTCGGCGGCGTTGGCGAACAGGCCGTCCTTCTTGAAATACGTTCCGACGACGGCGCCGTCGGCCACGCTGAGCTGATCGGCGACGTTCTCGGCCCGCACCCCGGTGTTGACGAACACCGGCACGTCGCCGGCGGCGGACTTCACGACCCGCAGGGCGTCGGTGTCGGTCGGGGAGCCGGCAGTCGCGCCCGACACGCAGATCCCGTCGGGGGCGGTGGCGAACACCGTGGTGCGGGTGATGGATGCCAGGTCGCGATCGGCGAGGTACGTCGCGGATTCGGGGACGATGTTGTACAGCAGCTTCACCCCGGCGCCGCCGACGCGGGCCCGGTGGCGGGCGACCTCGCCGACGTTGGTGTCCCACAGGCCGAAGTCACTGGCGTAGACACCGGTGAAGATCTCGCGCACGAACTTCGCGCCGGTCGCCACCGCGAGGTCGATCGACGCCCGCGCGTCCCACAGCACGTTGACGCCGTAGGGCACCGAGATGTCGGGCAGCAGTTCGCCGATGATGCGCGCCATCGTGATCGCGGTGATCGGCTCGGTCTTGGTGAGATACGGCAGGCTGAACTCGTTGCTGATCATCACGGCGTCGACGCCGCCGCTCTGCAGCGCTTCCAGTTCGGTGCGGGCCCGGTTCACGACGGCCGCGATCCCGCCGGCGGAGTCGTAGCCGGGATCGCCGGGCAGCGCGGACAGATGCAGCATCGCGATGACGGGCTTGGTGACGTTGAAGACCTCGTCCAGCCAGGTGGTGGTCACTGTATTACCTCTTTCTCAACATGGGGTTCGGGGGAGACGGCCGGCGCTCAGTCCATGTAGGCGCCGCCGTTGACGGCCAGCGCCTCTCCGGTGATGAAGCGGGCGTCATCGGACAGCAGGAAGGCGACCGCGCGGGCCACGTCGTCGGCCTGCTCGAGGCGACCCAGTGGGGTGTCGGCGATCATCATCGCCCGCACCCCGTCGGGGGTGGTGCCGCGCAGTTCGGCCTCCCACTCCAATTCCCGTGACTGCATGGGTGTTTCGACAAAGCCGGGACACACGCAGTTGACGGTGATGCCGTGCTCGCCGAGCTCGTAGGCCATCGCCTGGGTCAGTCCGACGACCCCGAACTTCGAGGCCACGTAATCGGCCAGGAACGGCACGCGGCCCTGCTTTCCGGCCATCGACGCGGTGTTGACGATCACCCCGGGCACCCCGGACCGGACCATCTCGCGGGCCGCGGCCTGGCCGCACACGAAGACGCCCTTGAGGTTGACGTCCATCGTCTGGTCGAAGCGCTCGATCGGGGCGTCGAGAAAGCGGTGCATGAACGAGATCCCCGCGTTGCTCACCCACGCGTCCAGGCCGAACCGTTCGGCGATGTCGGAGGCCACCGCCGCGGCCGCGTCCGGTGACGTCACGTCCAGGGGGGCCGACTCGTGCCCGGCCGACGGGTTGGGCAGTTCTGCGGCGACCGAGCGTGCGGCCTCACCGTTGACGTCGGTGACGACGACCCGCCAATCCCGTTGTGCCAGTGTGCTCGCGATCGCTCGGCCGATACCCGATCCGGCACCGGTCACCACGACGGTTCTGGTCATGTGCAGCTCTTTTCCTATCTGGTTTCGCCGGCGATACGCCGGCCGGTGGTGGTGTCGAACAGGTGGGTGGCGCCCTGTCGCACGGCGAGCTCCACCCCGGTGCCCTCGGTGATCCCCGACAGCCGGGCGGTGTCCACCACACTGGTGAGCTCCGTGCCCCGGGCGTCGACGGTCACGATGGCGCGGGGGCCGAGGTGCTCGATCAGGGCGACCCGGGCCGGCGCATCGACGGCTCCGACGGTGGGCAGCAGGTCGTCGGGGCGCACGCCGAGCGTCAGCGGACCATCGGTGGCACCCTCGTCGATCGGCAACGCGAATCCGTTTGCCAGCGTGAAGGTTCCGCCGGTGAGGGTGCCTTCGAGCAGGTTCATCTTCGGGCTGCCGACGAAGGCCGCTACGAAGGTGTCGGCCGGGCGGGCGTACACGTCCTGCGGTGCGCCCTGCTGGGCGATCTTGCCGTCGCGCATGACGATCATGCGGTCCGACAGCGTCATCGCCTCTTCCTGGTCATGGGTGACGTACACCGAGGTGATACCGAGACGCCTTTGGATCTGCGCCAGTTCGGTCCTGGTCTCCACGCGCAGTTTGGCGTCGAGGTTGCTCAGCGGTTCGTCGAACAGGAACACCGACGGCTCGCGGATGATGGCCCGCCCGATGGCGACCCGCTGCTGCTGGCCTCCGCTGAGGTCCTTCGGTTTGCGGCCCAGCAGTGCCGACAGGCCCAGTGACTCCGCGACCGTCGCCGCCCGCGCCAAGGCCTCGCGGCGCGGTGTCTTGTTCGCGCGCAACGGGAACGCGATGTTCTCGGCGACGGTCAGGTGCGGGTAGAGAGCGTAGTTCTGGAAGACCATCGCGATGTCGCGGTCGCGCGGTTGCAGGTGCGTCACGTCGCGGTCACCGATGGTGATGGTCCCGGAGGTGACCGTCTCCAGGCCTGCCAGCATCCGCAGCGTCGTCGACTTGCCGCATCCGGAGGGGCCGACCAGCACGCTCAACGATCCGTCAGGCAGCTCGAGGTCGAGATCGCTGACGACGGAGGTGGATCCGTACGCCTTGGTGACGCCGGAGAAGCGGACGGTTGCCATGGAGTCCAAAAACCTATCTGTGTCTAGCCCGGATTTTGCGTGGTAATTGGTGTGGGTTCGGTGTGATGCCGAGTTGTGTTGTTGGGTAGTGGTTTTCGTGTGGTGGCGTAGAGGTGCTGTCCCGTGTCGCCGGGTGGGGCGGGCTTTCCTGGGGCCTGTGGGTCCTTCATCGTTGATGGGTCCGATGGGGTGGGGTGTTATCCGAAGGCGGTGCGGACGCGGTGCCAGGCGGCGGCGATCGCCGCCGCCCAGCGCCAGGTGGCATCGATGCGTAGCCGCAGTTGGCGGGCGCCGCGGGTGATACGGGCGGCCACGTGCAGGACCCGGTAGCGGAACGTGGTGATCTCGACGCGGGCCAGAGCGCGATCGCTGGCGAACCCGATGAGGCGGGTCCAGGTGACCAGGTCAGCGGCGGCCAGGACGATTTCGAGCCAGGCAGCATTGGCCCAGAAGGAGTGGCAGGGCAGGTTACGCAGCCCGGTGGCTTTGAGTTCGCGGATACGGTCCTCGACGCGGGCGTGCTGGCGGTGCCGTAGTTCCAGACCGGCGACCTGACCGGGTACGACACCCGGTGGTGTGTCGGTGATGAACGCGGTGACCCGCATGCCGTCGGCGTCGGTGAACCGCAACTGCGCGCCGGGGTGGGGGCGTTCTTTACGCAGGATCAGCCGGGTCCCTTCGGGCCAGGAGGCCAGGTTGACCAGGTCGGTGGCTTCAGCGACCCACGCGCCGTCGCGGATCCCGCCGTCGGTGTCGATCGCTGGATACCAGCAATCGCCGAGGTTGAGGGTGTCCACGGCGTCCTGGACGCGGGTATCGACGGGGTACCCGAAGGAGAACCCGGCCCCGGCGGCCCGGCACGCTGCGGCGAATTTGTGGGTGGATCCGGCGGTATCGCAGCGCACCAACACCTTCGGGGCCTCGGGGTTGTCGGGATCGTCGGGGTTGGGCCGCCACGCCGCTGGCAGCGATGCCAAAGCCTGGTGCAGGACGATGATGTGGTCGGAGGCGGTGTTGGAGCCGGCGTTACCGTTGCGCAGCAACCCGGCCAGGGCTTCGCCGCCGGCGATGTCGGGGCGGTCCAGAAACGCCAGCAGCGGGTGCAGCCCGAACGTTTTCTTCCAGGTCGGCGCAGCCCCGGCCTTGTTGTCGGAGTGATCGATCACCAGCGTGGCATCGATGTCGATATGCAGCCAGCCGCCGGTGGTGGGGGCGGCTCCGACAGCCCAGGCCGCTGCCCGCGCCGCGGCTCGGGCTGCGCGCACCCCGGGTAGATGCGCGGCATCGATCCGCTCATCGATCAGCCGCCACATGGTGGTCGTTGAGGCCTTGGCCCCCAGGACGTGCTCCCGGTCACCGCACAGCTGACCGACCGCGTCGATGCAGTCCGCGCCG is drawn from Mycolicibacterium gilvum and contains these coding sequences:
- a CDS encoding DUF4436 family protein, whose product is MQPESAPATDATSETPRSSRALNATVLTTLAVVIAVYVGALVGYRLLETPPQPFEFTESSVIGETAVILRLGKMETVENKLTLDVLVHPDRDLLASGPEAAANPVVRLSSWTQDGDLIHMHDDLKSNASTVELTAVGDPDHWPLDTYVSNTIGVEVFYGEGPNRRSVPAVIVVAGAINGWDVDSDMGVLDAPWGPVPSVSFHLERTRGAHAVDFGILLVLMVLPGTALFVAIEMLLNRRKFLPPFITWYAAMLFAVVPLRNILPGAPPTGAWIDVAVILWVLLALSAAMVVFLAAWWRQTRAEEHPVPKPDPDPSAPKAGTMKQ
- a CDS encoding nitroreductase family deazaflavin-dependent oxidoreductase, with the protein product MTADDKDKLIADTAALDEFNRAIVEEFRANGGKVGGPFEGATLLLLHTTGAKSGKTRLSPLAYLTIDGRMIIVGSYAGAPRHPAWVHNVRAHPRAFIEIGTDAYDVDVRELPDGERDAMYPKLVELAPAFGEYQAKTTRAIPLFELTRAE
- a CDS encoding thiolase family protein, whose amino-acid sequence is MAAHSDRDAVIVGAVRTPVGKGKAGGALHGVLPADLLAHSLRELVGRTGVDPAEVDDVIAGAVTQVGDQAVNIARNALLGAGFPESVPGTTVDRQCGSSQQAISFAAQGVLSGAYDVVIAAGVESMSRVPMGSSVLPGSNPFGRDMAGRYPEGLVSQGISAELIAAKWNLSRARLDEFSAESHQKAARATKDGLFDNELAPIAGLEYDEIIRPDTTVETLAGLRPAFFDDAIGARFPQIGWEITPGNSSPLSDGSAAVMITSGAAARRLGLRPLARIHTTVVVGSDPLYMLTGVIPATEKALARSGLTLSDIDLFEVNEAFAPVVLSWAADVGGGDGADVLSRTNVHGGAIAIGHPLGASGARIMTTLVNALEQRAGRYGLQTMCEGGGMANATIIERL
- a CDS encoding winged helix-turn-helix transcriptional regulator, which encodes MTVLQGPLADRSAWSAVGRCPIEKTMALVGTRSAMLLMREAYYGTTRFDDFSRRVGITKAATSARLAELTEAGLLTKRPYREPGQRVRDEYVLTEAGTEFMPVVWAMFEWGRKHLDDTSLRLTHLGCGADASVDIVCDKGHSVPPDELGMRLVRRNRSADGG
- a CDS encoding BtpA/SgcQ family protein, whose protein sequence is MTTTWLDEVFNVTKPVIAMLHLSALPGDPGYDSAGGIAAVVNRARTELEALQSGGVDAVMISNEFSLPYLTKTEPITAITMARIIGELLPDISVPYGVNVLWDARASIDLAVATGAKFVREIFTGVYASDFGLWDTNVGEVARHRARVGGAGVKLLYNIVPESATYLADRDLASITRTTVFATAPDGICVSGATAGSPTDTDALRVVKSAAGDVPVFVNTGVRAENVADQLSVADGAVVGTYFKKDGLFANAAEKSRVEELMGAARDFRATLG
- a CDS encoding SDR family NAD(P)-dependent oxidoreductase, producing the protein MTRTVVVTGAGSGIGRAIASTLAQRDWRVVVTDVNGEAARSVAAELPNPSAGHESAPLDVTSPDAAAAVASDIAERFGLDAWVSNAGISFMHRFLDAPIERFDQTMDVNLKGVFVCGQAAAREMVRSGVPGVIVNTASMAGKQGRVPFLADYVASKFGVVGLTQAMAYELGEHGITVNCVCPGFVETPMQSRELEWEAELRGTTPDGVRAMMIADTPLGRLEQADDVARAVAFLLSDDARFITGEALAVNGGAYMD
- a CDS encoding ABC transporter ATP-binding protein codes for the protein MATVRFSGVTKAYGSTSVVSDLDLELPDGSLSVLVGPSGCGKSTTLRMLAGLETVTSGTITIGDRDVTHLQPRDRDIAMVFQNYALYPHLTVAENIAFPLRANKTPRREALARAATVAESLGLSALLGRKPKDLSGGQQQRVAIGRAIIREPSVFLFDEPLSNLDAKLRVETRTELAQIQRRLGITSVYVTHDQEEAMTLSDRMIVMRDGKIAQQGAPQDVYARPADTFVAAFVGSPKMNLLEGTLTGGTFTLANGFALPIDEGATDGPLTLGVRPDDLLPTVGAVDAPARVALIEHLGPRAIVTVDARGTELTSVVDTARLSGITEGTGVELAVRQGATHLFDTTTGRRIAGETR